A stretch of DNA from Saccharomycodes ludwigii strain NBRC 1722 chromosome I, whole genome shotgun sequence:
atgaTAAACTTCAGAGGGAACATAAAagagaaatgaaaaaagaagtaaGAAGTAAGAAATTACAATTACAGGCATTAAGATTCacagaaaatgaaaaagtcACGGTTTTCTATGACAAAATATTTGCTGAATTAAAGCCTAAGTTGGAAAACCCAAATGATTTAGAAAACTTGGAATCGATTATACCTGTGTTCGCACCATGGTCTGcgttaaataaatataaatataaagtcAAAATTTTACCAGGCacaggaaaaaaattgaaaagtatTAACGAGATTTTGAGTTATTTCCTAAAGAGAAAAGTTGATCCAAATAGTACAGACAAGGATGTGGATTGGGAAAAGGAGCATGAATTAATTAAACAACTTAAGGATACCGAATTGTTGCCATTATTGTGTGTtgacaaaattaaaattaatattccCTCAGCAAACAATGGACAAAAGGGTAATAATGGCACTGGTATTGGTAAGaattcaaagaaaaataagaaaaaaaaatagattgttttgtttttttttttttttttttattttaactttttgcTCATCTGTTTAAtgtatttttacttttatatattatatttaattcaattaaagtattttccaaacaaaaattacttttttcattattataaaccCTGCTGCAATCTTTCAGCTAATTTACTTTTAGCGAACCCCCAAGCACTTAATAACCCTTTCTCACTTAAATCGATATTAATATGTGCAGAATCTTTGGTGGGTGGTGAAGTAACTCTTGAAGCAATAGTGGCACCATCATATTCTAATACAATTCCATCATCAATGCTTTCATCAATAGCCAAACAACACATATCAAAGTGTTCCTGgatgttatttttgtcaAGTCCATTATCTAAAATTAATTCTAAAGCATCTTTAATACCATCAAAAGTCAATTGTAATAGACATTCATTAACTTCTAAATCAGAACTAACTAGATATAATGAAACGTCAGCATATTCCTTATATATGATTATCTTATCTTCGAATATAATTATGTCTGAATCGGTTTTGTGtgtttttttgaataaatttttttcaaaagttatttgttttttcaaattcgtTTGTAAACCAGTGTtatattcttcttcatcttctccattggtattattcttttttgtgATAATAGAATCCTTATTACTGAATGGTggattaaaatatttagtaTAAATTCTATTACCCTTGCTATCTAGAATCAAATAAGAACTAACAGTGTATAAAGTTGGAGTGGTCatattctttctttttttttttttttttttttttttgtttcagGATTCGTATctgattttaattttttgacaGGATATTTATAATGGTGTTCTATTGATAATGTATAAATATGTgatctatttttaaaaaaaattttttttttcttttttgtaaatagactcttttttcaatagaATTGGATCAATCGAGAAAGGTTAATGcataacatttttttaaagttcaacagaagaagaaaaaatagaaaaatagaaaaatggaaaaatagaaaataaaaaaggaagcAAGCAAAAAGTGGAcaacaaacaaaagaaaataaaaaaaatatacatgtaaaataaaagcgTAATAAATTTCTGTTTAAAAGGcttttcaaatatattaactttgcaataattttttgttttttttttttattttactatcaaaaaagaaaaaaaaaaaaataaaaacaatttccAATTTAGCCGTAATCCGATATCTCGTGCGTGcgaattaaaaagaaaaacaaaaaacaaaaaaaaaaaagtgattGAGACCGAAGAATATGTGTTTACCCGGATAATACAcataagaataataatgtgATAGCAAAAACCATTTAATTTCTATAACTATACGCATAAagcaataaatttaataaatattatcgggttttattattaatgaagaCATATCACtttaacaaacaaaaaaaacaaaaaaaacaaaaataataaaaaactatttAATCCTATACATACAATATGAGTCTTCAGAagaatatacatatattcCCCAGATTACCATACTCGTTATTACTGAACAAATACTATCACTCTTCTAATGGTTTGTTTAAAGCCATTTCATTGGCCTCAAAAAGAAACTATGCTAATATctctaacaataataaaaacaatgtaTTCCATGAAGAAGACTGGGCCAATCAAACTAATCCTAGTCCATACACTATTCTAAATCTATCGCAAGCTACTTTCGATAAAAACCTTTTAAAACAACGATATTATCAACTGTGCAAGATTTACCATCCAGATATAAACACCAAAATTATTGCTAAAGACAGccatattaaaaaaaatggcaaaGATTACTATTTAAATgaagaacaaaaattacTTAGGTTTAAAATGATCAACGATGCATAtgagattttaaaaacccCTTCAAAAAAAGCTAACTATGATAAATACGGTTTAGGTTGGATTTATGGTAACACTGACGTGTCCACCATTAATAATGGTTTCCACACTAATGGTTTCCATGCTAATGGTTTTGCTTCACAAAGATTTCGCGAAGAAACTATGAAAAATTCTGCTTATTGGAACGCAGGCACATGGGAAGAGATTCACAGAGCAAGGGCTGCCAATGGCAACCCTGCTTTGGATGGtgaaaattttaacatCTGGACATTTTTATGGATTTCAGTGGGTCTTTTTATTGCAGTGGAACTGGctacttttttaaataaagtgGAGGATACTTTGGTTGCTAAAAAAGATATGCATGATGCAAGTGAATACGATTTACTTTGTGCCTACACAAACTATGGGTTAGCTACTGACAAATGG
This window harbors:
- the JID1 gene encoding Jid1p (similar to Saccharomyces cerevisiae YPR061C | JID1 | DnaJ protein Involved in ER-associated Degradation) — its product is MSLQKNIHIFPRLPYSLLLNKYYHSSNGLFKAISLASKRNYANISNNNKNNVFHEEDWANQTNPSPYTILNLSQATFDKNLLKQRYYQLCKIYHPDINTKIIAKDSHIKKNGKDYYLNEEQKLLRFKMINDAYEILKTPSKKANYDKYGLGWIYGNTDVSTINNGFHTNGFHANGFASQRFREETMKNSAYWNAGTWEEIHRARAANGNPALDGENFNIWTFLWISVGLFIAVELATFLNKVEDTLVAKKDMHDASEYDLLCAYTNYGLATDKWSRLRRFLWFRAFGMYSSKEDLDRESKLNESMIENLKQKSN
- the RET3 gene encoding coatomer subunit zeta (similar to Saccharomyces cerevisiae YPL010W | RET3 | RETrieval from ER), whose amino-acid sequence is MTTPTLYTVSSYLILDSKGNRIYTKYFNPPFSNKDSIITKKNNTNGEDEEEYNTGLQTNLKKQITFEKNLFKKTHKTDSDIIIFEDKIIIYKEYADVSLYLVSSDLEVNECLLQLTFDGIKDALELILDNGLDKNNIQEHFDMCCLAIDESIDDGIVLEYDGATIASRVTSPPTKDSAHINIDLSEKGLLSAWGFAKSKLAERLQQGL